Proteins from one Geomonas agri genomic window:
- a CDS encoding toxin-antitoxin system TumE family protein: MSPSLVYAKKEVYGSGLIVEVVIWQLPQPTAERPRGLKYRLYCGHSGKCIVRYDNETGKGDHVHYGKREKNYRFSSVQQLIRDFYNDIEQLAGDLL, translated from the coding sequence ATGAGTCCGTCCCTGGTCTACGCCAAGAAAGAGGTCTACGGTTCAGGTCTCATCGTGGAGGTGGTGATCTGGCAGCTTCCGCAACCGACGGCGGAGCGCCCTCGTGGCTTGAAGTACCGTCTATACTGCGGCCACAGTGGCAAATGCATCGTCCGTTACGACAACGAGACTGGCAAAGGCGACCATGTGCACTACGGGAAGCGTGAGAAGAATTACCGCTTCTCTTCGGTCCAGCAGCTCATTCGGGACTTCTACAACGATATCGAACAGCTGGCAGGAGATCTTCTATGA
- a CDS encoding AEC family transporter, translating to MITIVNALTPVLSLILAGFLIRRSEFLSPSFWPSAERLTYFLLMPAALIHSLAGKKIGSLPWFGILLTVEGVVVASALLVLLWGAANRRMGGGVFTSLFQGGVRFNTFVALALAESLFGKDGLFLAALGAGFMIVLINVLCVSAFSLAVGSGGGLDLRRLCTDLARNPLIIGCLVGIGINASGWQLPLAIDGTLALAGKAAFPVGLMAVGAAYRAGNLALHWRPTVVSCAIQFLCKPVLAWSLAAATGLTGAAAGVVLLLFSVPTAPTAYILSRQMGGDHDSMASIITAQTCLSFFTLPVTVWVLL from the coding sequence TTGATCACCATCGTGAACGCCCTCACCCCCGTGCTGTCGCTGATCCTGGCCGGCTTCCTGATCAGACGCAGCGAGTTCCTGTCCCCTTCCTTCTGGCCCAGTGCCGAGCGGCTCACCTACTTCCTGCTCATGCCCGCCGCCCTCATCCACAGTCTCGCCGGCAAGAAGATCGGCTCGCTCCCCTGGTTCGGCATCCTCCTCACCGTCGAGGGGGTGGTCGTAGCCAGTGCGCTCCTGGTCCTGCTGTGGGGAGCGGCCAACCGGCGCATGGGGGGCGGCGTCTTCACCTCCCTGTTCCAAGGTGGCGTCCGTTTCAACACCTTCGTGGCGCTGGCTCTGGCCGAGAGCCTTTTCGGCAAGGACGGCCTTTTCCTCGCCGCCTTGGGGGCAGGCTTCATGATCGTGCTCATCAACGTACTCTGCGTGTCCGCCTTCTCCTTGGCGGTCGGCAGCGGCGGCGGGCTCGACCTCAGGCGCCTTTGCACCGACCTCGCCCGTAACCCGCTCATCATTGGTTGCCTGGTGGGAATAGGCATCAACGCGTCAGGGTGGCAGCTTCCCCTCGCCATCGACGGCACCCTGGCCCTGGCCGGTAAAGCGGCCTTCCCGGTGGGGCTCATGGCGGTGGGGGCGGCCTACCGGGCGGGCAACCTGGCCCTGCACTGGAGACCGACGGTGGTGAGCTGCGCCATACAGTTTCTCTGCAAACCTGTGCTAGCCTGGTCGCTGGCCGCGGCAACCGGCCTGACCGGCGCGGCGGCAGGGGTGGTACTGCTGCTGTTCAGCGTCCCCACTGCGCCGACCGCCTACATCCTCTCCCGGCAGATGGGGGGCGACCACGACAGCATGGCCTCCATCATCACCGCGCAGACCTGCCTCTCCTTCTTTACCCTCCCCGTCACGGTGTGGGTGCTGCTGTGA
- a CDS encoding HVO_A0114 family putative DNA-binding protein, translating to MTKAIIGIANFKDTQNELLDIAARLDSGERLPDADYQLNFATASQLFTEITPKRLELLDTLKRTGPQSVYRLAKTLRRNYSNVHSSVVGLLGLGLIAKDANDKVYVPWDDVEIHVSLSRSIAA from the coding sequence ATGACCAAGGCAATAATCGGCATAGCGAACTTTAAAGACACACAGAATGAACTGTTGGACATTGCAGCCCGCTTGGATAGTGGAGAACGCCTGCCCGACGCAGATTACCAACTTAATTTTGCGACGGCATCACAGCTATTCACTGAGATAACTCCAAAAAGACTTGAACTTCTGGACACGTTGAAACGGACTGGTCCGCAATCCGTCTACCGCCTTGCCAAGACATTGCGGAGGAACTACAGTAACGTGCACAGTTCCGTCGTTGGGCTACTCGGCCTTGGCTTGATCGCTAAAGACGCCAACGACAAGGTTTACGTTCCATGGGATGACGTTGAAATCCACGTCTCACTCTCAAGATCAATCGCGGCATAG
- a CDS encoding LysR family transcriptional regulator, with product MSLRSLRILTAIASKGSFAAAAEQLCLTQSAISLQMKNLEEELGVPLFERTGRGTKLNLNGKLVVERAREILDLYDGIRAELSPSGVIRGALTLGAVPTVITGALPPVLGRLRRDHQEMQVRLVSSLSAELVRQVEQGDLDAALTTEPPFAVPAQFQWQVYDEEPCFVVARKGCAAATVAELFTAYPFVRFDKTAWAGALVDAQLLAQGIRPREVMEVDSLEAAITLVHEGLGIAVVPLNRRRLEEAQADFTLTPFGSPQLTRRVGMYQRRRHPRLALTQLVLEELRCECGYLKNT from the coding sequence ATGTCCCTACGCAGTCTGCGCATCTTAACCGCCATAGCCAGCAAGGGAAGTTTCGCCGCTGCGGCGGAACAACTCTGCCTCACCCAATCCGCCATCAGCCTGCAGATGAAGAACCTGGAAGAAGAACTGGGCGTGCCGCTTTTCGAACGCACCGGCCGCGGCACCAAGCTGAACCTCAACGGCAAGCTGGTCGTGGAACGGGCTCGCGAAATCCTGGATCTCTACGACGGCATCAGGGCCGAGCTCTCCCCATCCGGCGTGATCCGCGGGGCACTGACCCTGGGCGCCGTCCCCACAGTGATCACCGGTGCACTCCCCCCCGTCTTGGGACGTCTGCGCAGGGACCACCAGGAGATGCAGGTGCGGCTGGTGTCCAGCCTGTCGGCAGAACTGGTGCGGCAAGTGGAGCAGGGTGACCTCGATGCAGCCCTGACCACCGAGCCCCCCTTCGCCGTCCCGGCGCAGTTCCAGTGGCAGGTCTATGACGAGGAGCCCTGCTTCGTGGTCGCCCGTAAGGGGTGCGCAGCCGCCACCGTCGCCGAACTTTTCACGGCCTATCCTTTCGTGCGTTTTGACAAGACGGCCTGGGCAGGGGCTCTGGTCGATGCACAGTTGCTGGCCCAGGGGATCCGCCCGCGCGAGGTGATGGAGGTCGATTCCCTGGAGGCGGCGATCACGCTGGTGCATGAGGGCCTGGGGATAGCGGTAGTGCCGCTGAACCGGCGTCGGCTCGAGGAGGCGCAAGCTGATTTCACGCTCACCCCGTTCGGGTCCCCCCAGTTGACGCGGCGGGTCGGCATGTACCAGAGGCGCCGTCACCCGCGTCTCGCGTTGACACAACTCGTGCTGGAAGAGCTCCGTTGCGAGTGCGGTTACTTAAAAAATACTTGA